In Microbacterium sp. SLBN-146, one genomic interval encodes:
- the prfB gene encoding peptide chain release factor 2, with protein MLELDLSADIQALRSTFDDIRSVVDVDALTAEIARLSDEAGAPDLWDDVEKAQKVTSALSHRQSELKRITDIEQRLDDLDVLIELALEMDDEDSADEARKELAELEDVIGQLEVQTLLDGEYDARSAVVTIRSGAGGDDATDFAEMLMRMYLRWAERHKYPVKVMDTSYAEGAGIKSATFEIDAPYAYGTLSVEAGTHRLARISPFGSADKRQTSFAAVEVIPVMEEAVEVDVPEGDIRVDVFRSSGPGGQSVNTTDSAVRITHLPTGIVVSMQNEKSQIQNRAAAMRVLQTRLLLLKREEEAAKKKELAGVITASWGDQMRSYFLYGQQLVKDLRTGYEVGNPAVVFDGDLDGLIAAGIRWRKRKDDD; from the coding sequence ATGCTCGAACTCGATCTTTCCGCCGACATCCAGGCGCTGCGCTCCACGTTCGACGACATTCGTTCTGTCGTCGACGTCGATGCGCTGACCGCAGAAATCGCACGCCTCAGTGATGAGGCCGGTGCGCCCGACCTCTGGGACGACGTCGAGAAGGCGCAGAAGGTCACGAGCGCCCTCAGTCACCGTCAGAGCGAGCTGAAGCGGATCACCGACATCGAGCAGCGGCTCGATGATCTCGACGTCCTCATCGAACTCGCTCTCGAGATGGACGATGAGGACTCGGCTGACGAGGCCCGCAAGGAACTCGCCGAGCTCGAAGACGTCATCGGTCAACTCGAGGTGCAGACGCTCCTCGACGGAGAGTACGACGCCCGTTCGGCTGTCGTGACGATCCGCTCGGGTGCCGGCGGTGACGATGCGACCGACTTCGCCGAGATGCTCATGCGCATGTACCTGCGATGGGCCGAGCGTCACAAGTACCCCGTCAAGGTGATGGACACCTCGTACGCCGAAGGTGCCGGCATCAAGTCGGCCACGTTCGAGATCGACGCGCCCTACGCGTACGGCACCCTCTCGGTCGAGGCGGGCACGCACCGCCTGGCCCGCATCAGCCCGTTCGGTTCCGCCGACAAGCGTCAGACGTCGTTCGCGGCTGTCGAGGTCATCCCCGTCATGGAAGAGGCCGTCGAGGTCGATGTGCCCGAGGGTGACATCCGCGTCGACGTCTTCCGGTCGTCCGGTCCGGGCGGTCAGTCGGTCAACACGACGGACTCGGCCGTCCGCATCACACACCTCCCCACGGGGATCGTCGTCTCGATGCAGAACGAGAAGTCGCAGATCCAGAACCGCGCCGCGGCGATGCGCGTCCTGCAGACGCGACTGCTTCTGCTCAAGCGCGAAGAGGAAGCGGCGAAGAAGAAGGAACTGGCCGGCGTCATCACGGCCAGCTGGGGCGACCAGATGCGCTCCTACTTCCTCTACGGTCAGCAGCTCGTGAAGGACCTCCGCACAGGCTACGAAGTCGGCAACCCGGCAGTCGTCTTCGACGGTGATCTGGATGGACTCATCGCCGCCGGCATCCGCTGGCGCAAGCGCAAAGACGACGACTGA
- a CDS encoding bleomycin resistance protein: protein MTDHAVPNLPSRDFDLTTAFYGGFGFERTYRDDGWLILHRGDLRLEFFQFPELSPETSSFMCSIRVDDVDELYRQIQSTGVVETSAGFPRLHPVQDQPWGLRAGFLIDPDGTQLHLIENESATNAVTSRE from the coding sequence ATGACCGACCATGCCGTGCCGAACCTCCCGTCGCGCGACTTCGATCTCACGACCGCGTTCTACGGAGGCTTCGGTTTCGAGCGGACGTATCGAGATGACGGCTGGCTCATCTTGCACCGTGGCGATCTCCGGTTGGAGTTCTTCCAGTTCCCCGAGTTGTCGCCCGAGACGAGCTCGTTCATGTGCAGCATCCGGGTCGATGACGTCGACGAGCTGTACCGGCAGATCCAGAGCACAGGTGTCGTGGAGACATCAGCAGGATTCCCGCGGCTGCATCCTGTTCAGGATCAGCCATGGGGGCTACGAGCTGGGTTCCTCATCGATCCTGACGGAACGCAGCTCCACCTGATCGAGAACGAGTCCGCCACGAATGCCGTGACATCGCGGGAGTGA
- a CDS encoding RidA family protein, with product MDSPVRLIRSAALSDAPYAYAAVVDSGARLVFLAGACPLEPDGTTAAVGDYVGQAARCIQNLSEALRAADASLRNVVSTRVLVASAQRSDLDAVWDVVHAAFGDHDVPSTLMGVTVLGYENQLVEIEAVAAIFD from the coding sequence ATGGACTCGCCCGTGCGCCTCATCCGATCAGCCGCGCTCAGTGACGCACCGTATGCGTACGCAGCGGTCGTCGATAGTGGTGCACGACTGGTGTTCCTCGCGGGTGCGTGTCCGCTCGAACCCGACGGGACGACGGCGGCTGTTGGGGACTACGTGGGCCAGGCCGCAAGGTGCATCCAGAATCTGAGCGAGGCGTTGCGTGCGGCCGACGCGTCGCTCAGAAATGTCGTGAGCACTCGAGTCCTCGTCGCGTCTGCGCAGAGATCCGACCTCGACGCGGTGTGGGACGTCGTCCACGCGGCGTTCGGCGACCATGACGTGCCCAGCACGCTGATGGGCGTGACGGTGCTGGGGTACGAAAATCAACTGGTCGAGATCGAGGCGGTCGCGGCCATCTTCGACTGA
- a CDS encoding HNH endonuclease signature motif containing protein — protein MDHLQNRLDALSDVVSDLRGAIDVDRVSDERLMTVLAAVARAHRQIEGLMIDAVGEVSSRSDSPVMTERLTSRLGCHDLNELVQWATLLSPRSARRVIGAATAVCGERALVSREKLEPLFPALREAMLDGAVGVDGLVAASGDIIAARRRVSREQRHLADEALAAAASGTGLDGAPPVCADLLRVQAQAWTNAFDQDGAEPRERITVHRRGFSLGPAGVGGVPVRGTLMPEVAAQFQQLCDAMLSPRAGVRFDDPDSDTDAALDPDLCRPEAPVDSRTRAQKQHDVLATVLGVAAASGDLPTVGGSAPTLVVSVREEDLIGDTGYAHVEGCEQPISMMAARHVACSGGVQRVVSDASGRIRSLGTTDRVFNHHQRRAIALRDGGCIIPGCGIRAAWCEIHHVHEHSRGGPTHTDNGVLLCWFHHRFLDTSGWRVRMNKGAPEVKAPLWWDHRAQWRPVTTSPLRLRQAVLARSG, from the coding sequence ATGGATCACCTGCAGAATCGACTCGATGCGCTCAGCGACGTCGTGTCCGATCTGCGTGGTGCCATCGATGTCGACCGCGTCTCCGACGAGCGCCTGATGACGGTGCTCGCTGCCGTCGCACGCGCGCACCGTCAGATCGAGGGTCTCATGATCGACGCAGTGGGCGAGGTTTCCTCCCGTTCGGATTCGCCCGTGATGACGGAGCGACTGACGAGCCGACTGGGCTGTCATGACCTCAACGAGCTCGTTCAATGGGCGACGCTTCTGTCGCCCCGCTCGGCACGGCGCGTGATCGGTGCGGCGACGGCGGTCTGCGGGGAACGCGCACTCGTCAGTCGCGAGAAGCTCGAACCACTCTTTCCTGCTCTGCGTGAAGCGATGCTCGACGGTGCCGTCGGCGTCGATGGCCTCGTGGCCGCCTCCGGCGACATCATCGCGGCGCGGCGTCGGGTGAGCCGTGAGCAGCGTCACCTCGCTGACGAAGCCCTCGCTGCCGCGGCGAGCGGCACGGGCCTCGACGGCGCTCCGCCGGTCTGCGCCGACCTGCTGCGCGTGCAGGCGCAGGCATGGACGAATGCCTTCGATCAGGACGGCGCAGAGCCCCGGGAGCGCATCACCGTGCATCGACGAGGGTTCAGCCTCGGTCCTGCTGGTGTCGGTGGCGTCCCCGTGCGGGGCACGCTCATGCCCGAGGTCGCCGCTCAGTTCCAGCAACTCTGCGATGCGATGCTGAGTCCCCGCGCCGGTGTCCGTTTCGACGATCCTGATTCCGACACCGACGCGGCTCTCGATCCCGACTTGTGCCGTCCCGAGGCACCGGTCGACTCGCGCACGCGAGCCCAGAAGCAGCACGACGTTCTCGCGACGGTCCTGGGTGTCGCGGCAGCGAGCGGAGACCTTCCGACCGTCGGCGGCTCTGCTCCGACCCTCGTCGTGTCGGTGCGCGAGGAAGACCTCATCGGCGACACCGGGTACGCCCACGTCGAAGGGTGTGAACAGCCGATCTCGATGATGGCCGCGCGGCACGTGGCCTGCTCGGGTGGCGTGCAGCGTGTCGTGTCCGATGCCTCCGGACGCATCCGCAGCCTCGGCACCACCGACCGGGTGTTCAACCACCATCAACGTCGCGCGATCGCGCTGAGAGACGGCGGATGCATCATCCCGGGCTGCGGCATCCGGGCTGCGTGGTGCGAGATCCATCACGTCCATGAGCATTCGCGGGGCGGACCTACGCACACCGACAACGGCGTCCTGCTCTGCTGGTTCCACCATCGGTTCCTCGATACGAGCGGCTGGCGGGTGCGCATGAACAAGGGAGCGCCCGAAGTGAAGGCGCCCTTGTGGTGGGATCATCGCGCCCAGTGGCGACCCGTCACAACCTCACCGCTGCGACTTCGACAAGCCGTGCTCGCGCGTTCGGGCTAG
- the ftsE gene encoding cell division ATP-binding protein FtsE, with translation MIRFENVTKRYRGTARPALNEVDFEVLRGEFVFLVGASGSGKSSCLRLILREETPSDGRVVVLGRDLRTLSNRKVPYFRRHVGAVFQDFRLLPTKTVFQNVAFTLQVIGSSRGFIQQAVPEVLALVGLAGKEKRFPNELSGGEQQRVAIARALVNRPQVLLADEPTGNLDPATSVDIMQLLARINAGGTTVVMATHEAGFVDQMQRRVIELRDGEMVRDERHGGYGDTSGLPSLAPEPEKGAAAVAALTAVLELHREIVETGVVEPLAVDAAVEAVAAATEPVLEAETVAATEAAIAESADRLAVAEFLEPAASDPAPEPSPVPAADIASPVHPDAGPAEVDVPEETGEPARPRTNPIPVVEAIEMDVQELGLADRLGLGKRDDDEVGPTS, from the coding sequence ATGATCCGGTTCGAAAACGTCACGAAGCGATACCGAGGCACCGCCAGACCCGCTCTCAACGAGGTCGACTTCGAGGTGTTGCGCGGTGAGTTCGTGTTCCTCGTCGGTGCGTCAGGGTCGGGAAAGTCCTCGTGTCTGCGGTTGATCCTCCGCGAAGAGACCCCGTCGGACGGCCGCGTCGTCGTGCTCGGACGCGACCTTCGCACTCTCTCCAACCGCAAGGTGCCGTACTTCCGGCGCCACGTCGGCGCTGTCTTCCAGGACTTCCGTCTCCTGCCGACGAAGACCGTCTTCCAGAACGTCGCGTTCACCCTGCAAGTGATCGGGTCGTCGCGCGGATTCATCCAGCAGGCCGTTCCGGAGGTGCTCGCCCTCGTCGGCCTCGCGGGCAAGGAAAAGCGCTTCCCCAACGAGCTCTCCGGCGGTGAGCAGCAGCGGGTCGCGATTGCCCGCGCCCTCGTCAACCGTCCACAGGTGCTGCTCGCCGACGAGCCGACCGGAAACCTGGATCCCGCCACCTCAGTCGACATCATGCAGTTGCTCGCGCGTATCAATGCCGGCGGGACGACGGTCGTCATGGCCACTCACGAAGCAGGATTCGTCGATCAGATGCAGCGCCGTGTCATCGAGTTGCGCGACGGCGAGATGGTCCGCGACGAGCGTCACGGCGGATACGGAGACACGTCCGGCCTGCCGAGCCTCGCTCCCGAGCCCGAAAAGGGTGCGGCGGCGGTCGCGGCTCTCACGGCGGTGCTCGAGCTCCATCGCGAGATCGTCGAGACCGGGGTCGTCGAGCCCCTCGCCGTGGATGCCGCGGTTGAGGCCGTTGCCGCTGCGACCGAGCCCGTCCTCGAAGCGGAGACCGTCGCGGCGACGGAAGCGGCCATCGCCGAGTCAGCGGACCGCCTGGCCGTCGCAGAGTTCCTCGAGCCGGCGGCATCCGATCCCGCCCCAGAGCCTTCGCCGGTGCCTGCCGCCGACATCGCGAGCCCTGTCCACCCGGACGCTGGGCCCGCCGAGGTCGACGTCCCGGAGGAGACCGGTGAACCCGCGCGTCCGCGCACCAATCCGATCCCGGTCGTCGAGGCGATCGAGATGGATGTGCAAGAACTCGGCCTCGCCGACCGCCTCGGGCTCGGGAAGCGCGATGACGACGAAGTGGGGCCGACGTCATGA
- the ftsX gene encoding permease-like cell division protein FtsX: MRFGLILSEAFTGLRRNASMVISVVLVTFVSLAFVGAAILMQMQIGTMRDFWVDRAQVKIYMCTEISTATTCSDGVATPEQLAEVETRLESPALSGLISGVVFENRDQAYQNVVDLLGEEDASVISPESLNETYIISLVDQRQSEVILEAFRGTQGIEEVRDEMQYLEPLFSALTVATYIAVGIAGLMLVAAVLLIATTIRLSAYARRREIGIMRLVGASNRFIQTPFVLEGVFAALIGSVLASGAVIAGVHFGVNGYLRERINFVTTWVGLGEAWIVVPILIAIGVALAAISAGLAIRRWLRA; this comes from the coding sequence ATGAGGTTCGGACTGATCCTGTCCGAGGCCTTCACGGGACTCCGACGCAATGCCTCGATGGTGATCTCCGTCGTGCTCGTGACCTTCGTCTCCCTCGCGTTCGTGGGTGCGGCCATCCTCATGCAGATGCAGATCGGCACGATGCGCGATTTCTGGGTCGATCGCGCTCAGGTCAAGATCTACATGTGCACCGAGATCTCGACTGCCACGACGTGCTCTGACGGTGTCGCGACTCCCGAGCAGCTCGCGGAGGTCGAGACGCGGTTGGAGAGTCCCGCGCTGTCGGGCCTCATCAGCGGCGTCGTCTTCGAGAATCGCGACCAGGCGTACCAGAACGTCGTGGACCTGCTGGGGGAGGAGGACGCGAGCGTCATCTCTCCCGAGAGCCTGAACGAGACGTACATCATCAGCCTCGTCGATCAGCGACAGTCCGAGGTCATCCTCGAAGCCTTCAGGGGGACGCAGGGCATCGAGGAAGTGCGCGACGAGATGCAGTATCTCGAGCCCCTCTTCTCGGCGCTCACCGTCGCCACCTACATCGCCGTCGGCATCGCGGGTCTCATGCTCGTCGCAGCCGTGCTGCTCATCGCCACGACCATCCGTCTGTCGGCATACGCCCGAAGACGTGAGATCGGCATCATGCGACTCGTCGGTGCGTCGAATCGGTTCATCCAGACTCCCTTCGTGCTCGAGGGCGTGTTCGCCGCCCTCATCGGATCGGTGCTCGCGAGCGGGGCCGTCATCGCGGGCGTGCACTTCGGCGTCAACGGGTACCTGCGCGAACGGATCAACTTCGTCACCACATGGGTGGGGCTCGGCGAGGCGTGGATCGTTGTCCCGATCCTCATCGCGATCGGGGTCGCTCTCGCGGCGATCTCGGCCGGATTGGCCATCCGACGCTGGCTGCGCGCCTGA
- the smpB gene encoding SsrA-binding protein SmpB → MPRERGEKVIATNRRARHDYAIEKTYEAGLVLTGTEVKSLRQGRANLSDGYAFINGGEVFLDAVHIPEYSQGHWTNHSSKRTRKLLLHKEEIVKLSHAVSAGGYTLIPLRLYFSDGRAKVEIAVAKGMREFEKRQTIREREDKREAERAMRSRNRLGD, encoded by the coding sequence ATGCCACGGGAACGGGGCGAGAAGGTCATCGCGACCAATCGTCGCGCACGCCACGATTACGCCATCGAGAAGACGTATGAGGCGGGTCTCGTGCTCACCGGCACCGAGGTGAAGTCGCTGCGGCAGGGTCGCGCGAACCTCTCGGACGGTTACGCCTTCATCAACGGGGGAGAGGTGTTCCTCGACGCCGTGCACATCCCGGAGTATTCGCAGGGGCACTGGACGAACCACTCCTCGAAGCGCACGCGCAAGCTGCTTCTCCACAAAGAGGAGATCGTGAAGCTCTCGCACGCCGTCTCCGCCGGTGGATACACCCTCATTCCCCTCCGTCTCTACTTCTCTGATGGCCGGGCCAAGGTCGAGATCGCGGTCGCCAAGGGTATGCGCGAGTTCGAGAAGCGTCAGACCATCCGCGAGCGCGAAGACAAGCGCGAGGCCGAGCGGGCCATGCGTTCACGCAATCGTCTCGGTGACTGA
- a CDS encoding SIMPL domain-containing protein, with amino-acid sequence MSDVIITVRGEHEVRVAPEEAIAHISVRTEGPERGGVVERIAQLTAPLRDDLSARKAAGGVADWSSQRVSLWASRPWSSEGTQLALVHYASVEITATFTDFAALSWWISEVSERDGVQIDGVTWQLTPDSARLTEAAVAAQAVRVAVERANAYATAIGLSTVTAREIADLGLLGRGESASPAPRMLGMAKASFAADAVASGPAVEFQPDDIVVSAAVEARFSAN; translated from the coding sequence ATGAGCGACGTCATCATCACCGTCCGCGGAGAACACGAAGTCCGGGTCGCCCCCGAAGAAGCGATCGCGCACATCTCCGTTCGAACCGAGGGACCCGAGCGTGGCGGAGTGGTCGAGCGGATCGCGCAGCTCACGGCGCCGCTTCGCGACGATCTCTCGGCACGGAAGGCCGCCGGCGGCGTCGCGGACTGGTCGAGTCAGCGTGTCTCGCTCTGGGCGAGCAGGCCGTGGAGCAGCGAAGGCACGCAACTCGCCCTCGTCCACTACGCCTCGGTGGAGATCACCGCAACCTTCACCGATTTCGCCGCCCTGTCCTGGTGGATCAGCGAGGTATCGGAGCGCGACGGTGTGCAGATCGACGGCGTCACGTGGCAATTGACCCCCGACTCGGCCCGGTTGACCGAGGCCGCCGTCGCCGCGCAGGCCGTTCGGGTCGCCGTCGAACGAGCCAACGCTTACGCGACGGCCATCGGGCTCTCCACCGTGACGGCGCGCGAGATCGCCGATCTCGGTCTGTTGGGTCGCGGCGAGAGCGCCTCGCCCGCACCCCGCATGCTGGGGATGGCGAAGGCATCGTTCGCAGCGGATGCCGTGGCGTCCGGTCCTGCCGTGGAGTTCCAGCCCGACGACATCGTCGTGTCGGCGGCCGTCGAGGCCCGGTTCAGCGCGAACTGA
- a CDS encoding DUF4397 domain-containing protein, which yields MRKTITLGVVAGAIAAMGLIAPAQAATSANAQLSVLHGIPDTPVDVYVNGDLTLDDFEPGDLAGPLALPAGDYSVALTAPDAADDSAPVLGPVTLTLAAGTNYTAVAHLTADGSPTVTPFVNDTATTAAGEGRLTVRHTAAAPAVDILAGGTPVIEGLTNPNEATLNLPAGTISAAVAAAGTTDPVIGPADVAIQEGTLTIVYAWGSLEDENLNLAVQTISGLHSAPDGVNSGTGGQLAQRDATNQMLLIGGGILLIAAIGAGSVVAVRSRSGR from the coding sequence GTGCGCAAGACCATCACCCTGGGCGTCGTGGCTGGGGCCATCGCCGCCATGGGCTTGATCGCCCCGGCCCAAGCCGCCACGTCGGCCAACGCTCAGCTGTCCGTTCTTCATGGAATCCCCGACACACCTGTCGATGTCTATGTCAACGGTGACCTGACCCTGGACGACTTCGAGCCGGGCGACCTCGCGGGCCCCCTCGCGCTCCCCGCCGGCGACTACTCGGTCGCGCTGACCGCGCCCGACGCCGCTGACGACAGCGCGCCGGTCCTCGGACCCGTCACGCTGACGCTCGCAGCAGGCACGAACTACACCGCGGTCGCCCACCTCACCGCTGACGGCAGCCCGACGGTGACCCCGTTCGTGAACGACACGGCCACGACGGCCGCAGGTGAAGGTCGGCTGACGGTGCGTCACACCGCCGCCGCGCCCGCCGTTGACATCCTCGCGGGCGGTACGCCGGTCATCGAGGGCCTCACGAACCCCAACGAGGCGACGCTCAATCTGCCCGCCGGCACCATTTCGGCCGCCGTCGCCGCAGCGGGAACCACCGACCCCGTGATCGGCCCGGCAGACGTCGCGATCCAGGAAGGCACGCTCACGATCGTCTACGCGTGGGGAAGCCTCGAGGATGAGAACCTGAACCTCGCCGTTCAGACCATCAGCGGTCTGCACTCCGCGCCCGACGGTGTCAACTCCGGCACCGGCGGACAGCTCGCTCAGCGTGACGCCACGAACCAGATGCTCCTGAT